From Flavobacterium sp. 102, a single genomic window includes:
- a CDS encoding peroxiredoxin, producing the protein MSLVGKKFPSITVDAISHMGDNLRINVLEEATKNNKKVLLFWYPKDFTFVCPTELHAFQNALSDFESRNTIVIGASCDTNEVHFAWLNTPKNNGGIEGVTYPLIADTTRNLSAALDILDAEWVYDAELNDEILEGSNVTFRATYLIDETGKIFHESVNDMPLGRNVNEYLRLIDAYTHVQTKGEVCPANWEEGKEAMNADRLSTAAYLAQN; encoded by the coding sequence ATGTCATTAGTAGGAAAAAAATTCCCAAGTATTACAGTAGATGCCATCTCTCACATGGGAGACAATTTAAGAATCAATGTGCTTGAAGAAGCTACAAAAAACAACAAGAAAGTACTTTTATTTTGGTACCCAAAAGATTTTACTTTCGTTTGTCCAACAGAATTACACGCTTTTCAAAATGCTTTGAGTGATTTTGAGAGCAGAAACACTATCGTAATCGGTGCTTCTTGTGATACCAATGAAGTGCACTTCGCTTGGTTGAATACACCAAAAAACAACGGTGGAATTGAAGGTGTAACTTATCCTTTAATTGCTGATACAACCAGAAATTTATCGGCTGCTTTAGATATTTTAGATGCTGAATGGGTTTATGACGCAGAATTGAATGACGAAATTTTAGAAGGTTCCAACGTGACTTTCAGAGCGACTTATTTAATTGACGAAACCGGTAAAATTTTCCACGAAAGTGTAAATGATATGCCATTAGGAAGAAACGTAAATGAGTATTTGAGATTGATCGATGCTTACACGCACGTACAAACTAAAGGTGAAGTTTGTCCGGCCAACTGGGAAGAAGGTAAAGAAGCAATGAACGCTGATAGATTAAGCACTGCTGCTTATTTAGCACAAAACTAA
- a CDS encoding co-chaperone YbbN, producing MLIELNEDTLQNLVDTNEKVVVQYSASWCGNCRIMKPKFKLLASQNEGMTFVLVDAENSPESRKLANVSNLPTFATFVNGKLVNQTQTNKAEVLAELVTEIV from the coding sequence ATGTTAATCGAATTAAACGAAGATACTTTGCAAAATTTGGTCGACACCAATGAGAAAGTAGTGGTTCAATATTCGGCTTCTTGGTGTGGGAACTGTCGTATCATGAAACCAAAATTCAAACTATTGGCTTCACAAAATGAAGGAATGACTTTTGTTTTGGTCGATGCAGAGAATTCTCCTGAATCCAGAAAATTAGCTAATGTGTCTAACTTGCCAACCTTTGCCACTTTCGTAAATGGTAAATTGGTCAACCAAACACAAACCAATAAAGCGGAAGTTTTAGCCGAATTAGTAACCGAAATTGTATAA
- a CDS encoding DoxX family protein codes for MKIATIIIRILIGLFLLFASISFFLKLAPETEATGNFKAFNTGLVASTYLIPLAKAVELLCGISYVIGRYVTLANIVILPVTLNILLINYFMSPETLWIAALLFLGNLFLIYRYWNNYKSVFTP; via the coding sequence ATGAAAATCGCTACCATTATTATTCGAATCCTTATTGGATTATTTTTACTGTTTGCCTCAATTAGTTTCTTCCTGAAATTAGCTCCCGAAACAGAAGCCACCGGAAATTTCAAAGCATTTAATACCGGTTTAGTGGCTTCTACCTATTTAATCCCTTTGGCCAAAGCGGTTGAATTGTTATGTGGCATTTCGTATGTTATAGGTCGGTATGTTACCTTAGCCAATATTGTTATTTTACCGGTAACCTTGAATATTTTACTAATCAATTATTTTATGTCACCGGAAACTTTATGGATTGCGGCCTTACTTTTCTTAGGCAATCTATTTTTAATTTATCGCTATTGGAACAATTACAAATCAGTTTTCACACCATAA
- a CDS encoding anthranilate synthase component I family protein, producing MRTIISKKNVPTDTFKNQLLAWSQQFSQVVFLDSNAYQQKYSSYDCVVALDAFTSIKTDYHNAFEDLKQYQQQTKDWLFGYLSYDLKNDTEVLESNNFDGLDFPDLFFFQPKKLFLLKGDQLEIHYLRMCDDEIDSDLEEIETYRQPTTDNRQPKIEQRISKENYLVKVTEILNHIHRGDIYEANFCMEFYAEKAKINPLEIYQKLNSISKPPFAAYFKNNHQYLLCASPERYLRKERNKVISQPIKGTAKRYTDEVSDQKAKTDLAENPKERSENIMIVDLVRNDLSHTATKGSVEVEELCGIYSFEQVHQMISTVVSTVEDSISPVEILRTTFPMGSMTGAPKISAMKIIEDLEDTKRGLYSGAVGYFTPNNDFDFNVVIRSILYNTQNEYLSFSVGSAITSQAIPELEYEECLLKAKAMFEVLKY from the coding sequence TTGAGAACCATAATTTCTAAAAAAAATGTCCCAACCGATACTTTCAAAAACCAATTATTGGCTTGGTCGCAACAATTCAGTCAAGTAGTTTTTTTGGATTCCAATGCCTATCAACAAAAGTATTCTAGTTATGACTGTGTTGTAGCTCTTGATGCTTTTACATCCATAAAAACAGACTATCACAATGCTTTTGAAGATTTAAAACAGTACCAACAACAAACCAAAGATTGGCTTTTCGGCTATTTGTCTTATGACCTGAAAAATGATACTGAAGTCTTAGAATCTAACAATTTTGACGGTTTAGATTTTCCCGATTTGTTTTTCTTCCAACCTAAGAAATTATTTTTGCTCAAAGGAGATCAATTGGAGATTCATTATCTGCGAATGTGTGATGATGAAATAGATTCTGATTTAGAAGAAATCGAGACTTACAGACAACCGACAACCGACAACCGGCAACCCAAAATAGAACAGCGGATTTCAAAGGAAAACTACCTCGTCAAAGTCACTGAAATTCTCAACCACATTCACCGCGGTGATATTTATGAAGCGAATTTTTGCATGGAGTTTTATGCCGAAAAAGCCAAAATTAACCCTTTAGAAATTTACCAAAAACTCAACAGTATTTCAAAACCGCCATTTGCTGCTTATTTTAAAAACAACCATCAGTATTTGCTTTGCGCTTCGCCTGAACGCTATTTGAGAAAAGAAAGAAACAAAGTTATTTCCCAGCCGATAAAAGGTACGGCCAAGCGTTATACCGACGAAGTTTCAGACCAAAAAGCAAAAACCGATTTAGCCGAAAATCCAAAGGAACGATCGGAAAATATCATGATTGTCGATTTAGTCCGAAACGATTTGTCGCATACGGCTACTAAAGGTTCTGTTGAAGTAGAAGAACTTTGCGGGATTTATTCTTTTGAGCAAGTCCATCAAATGATTTCAACAGTAGTTTCGACCGTGGAGGATTCGATTTCGCCTGTAGAAATTCTGCGAACAACTTTCCCTATGGGAAGCATGACCGGCGCACCCAAAATTTCCGCTATGAAAATCATTGAAGATTTGGAAGATACCAAACGAGGTTTGTACAGCGGCGCCGTTGGTTATTTTACACCAAACAATGATTTCGATTTCAATGTTGTCATTCGAAGTATTTTATACAATACCCAAAACGAGTATTTGTCTTTTTCTGTTGGAAGCGCTATTACGTCACAAGCTATTCCTGAGTTAGAATATGAAGAGTGTTTGTTGAAAGCGAAAGCCATGTTCGAAGTGTTGAAATATTAG
- a CDS encoding four helix bundle protein, giving the protein MTSYRDLIVWQKSMSLVTLIYKLVLQLPENEKYGLTSQIKRSAISIPSNIAEGYGRNYRKDYSRFLQIARGSLFENQTQLEIAVNLDFIKADDLEEIKELSIEGEKMLNSLIKKLEE; this is encoded by the coding sequence ATGACAAGTTATAGAGATTTGATTGTTTGGCAAAAATCAATGAGTTTGGTAACGCTGATTTATAAATTAGTTCTTCAGTTACCTGAAAATGAAAAATACGGATTGACCTCTCAAATAAAAAGAAGTGCTATTTCGATTCCTTCCAATATTGCGGAAGGTTATGGAAGGAATTATAGAAAAGATTATTCGAGATTTTTACAAATTGCCCGAGGTTCATTATTTGAAAATCAAACTCAGTTGGAAATTGCAGTTAATTTAGATTTTATAAAAGCTGATGATTTAGAAGAAATTAAAGAGCTATCAATTGAAGGCGAAAAAATGTTAAATTCGTTAATTAAAAAGCTAGAGGAATAA
- the tilS gene encoding tRNA lysidine(34) synthetase TilS has translation MFEQFQNHINTNLPFLNGKKLLLATSGGIDSMVLVNLCHQSKLDFAVAHCNFQLRGEESDEDENFVKNQIEKLQFPIFIQRFDTKAFAEQNKLSIQVVARNLRYEWFYTLLANHNFDYILTAHHLDDSLETFLINFTRGSGLDGLTGIPEQNDKIVRPLLAFSRKEIEAFAKENQIAWREDSSNASDKYLRNKLRHDVIPILKELNPSLLSSFENTISHLKQSQSLAQDAAKNLYQKVVSEEEHHTVIDLLKLLKYRNYKAYLFDWLQPFGFADWTSVYELINTQSGKQVLSETHILLKNRDSLLLFPKQNIVSDEVFWVQKEQSEVKIPLKLDFCNVSDISLQSTNTIFVDEDLLQFPLTIRRWQEGDFFQPFGMTGKKKLSKYFKDEKFSLLEKSNVWLLCSDDKIVWIVGKRQDERFKVTATTTKILKINYTN, from the coding sequence ATGTTTGAGCAATTCCAAAACCACATCAATACGAATCTTCCGTTTCTTAATGGGAAGAAATTGCTATTAGCCACTAGCGGCGGCATTGATAGCATGGTTTTGGTAAATCTTTGTCATCAATCTAAACTTGATTTTGCGGTAGCGCATTGTAATTTTCAATTGCGTGGCGAAGAAAGCGATGAGGATGAAAACTTCGTCAAAAATCAAATAGAAAAATTACAATTTCCAATATTCATTCAAAGATTCGACACCAAGGCTTTTGCCGAACAAAATAAACTTTCGATTCAAGTTGTCGCGCGAAACCTTCGTTATGAGTGGTTTTATACGCTTTTGGCCAACCATAATTTCGATTATATCCTAACAGCACATCATCTCGATGACAGTTTGGAAACCTTTTTAATCAACTTTACGCGTGGTTCAGGTTTAGACGGTTTGACCGGCATTCCGGAACAAAATGATAAGATTGTTCGACCTTTATTAGCCTTTTCCAGAAAGGAAATTGAAGCTTTCGCCAAAGAAAATCAAATCGCTTGGCGTGAAGACAGCAGCAATGCTTCGGATAAATATTTGCGAAACAAATTGCGTCACGACGTGATTCCGATACTGAAAGAACTGAACCCGAGTTTGCTGTCGTCTTTTGAAAATACGATTAGTCATTTGAAACAAAGTCAATCTTTGGCACAAGACGCAGCTAAGAATTTGTACCAAAAAGTTGTCAGTGAAGAAGAACATCATACGGTTATCGACTTACTCAAGTTGCTCAAATACCGAAATTACAAAGCCTATTTGTTCGATTGGTTGCAACCTTTTGGCTTTGCCGATTGGACTTCGGTTTATGAGTTAATCAATACACAATCCGGAAAGCAAGTCTTGTCCGAAACCCATATACTATTGAAAAACAGAGATTCCTTATTGTTATTTCCAAAACAAAATATTGTAAGTGATGAAGTGTTTTGGGTGCAGAAAGAACAATCCGAAGTTAAAATTCCCTTAAAACTTGACTTTTGTAACGTAAGTGACATTTCACTTCAATCAACTAATACTATCTTTGTCGATGAAGATTTGTTGCAGTTTCCTTTGACCATTCGCCGTTGGCAAGAAGGTGATTTTTTTCAACCTTTTGGGATGACCGGGAAAAAGAAATTGAGCAAGTATTTCAAAGATGAAAAGTTCTCTTTATTGGAAAAAAGCAATGTTTGGCTACTCTGTTCCGATGATAAAATTGTTTGGATAGTAGGGAAAAGACAAGATGAACGGTTCAAGGTAACAGCAACAACAACTAAAATTTTAAAAATCAATTACACCAACTAA
- a CDS encoding cytochrome c biogenesis protein CcdA, whose product MKKALFFLFSFLAFANINAQIVNPVKWTTKVEKISDTEFNLVMEGKIEDNWHVYSQFTPENGPLAAEFKFKEVKGNYELVGKVKESPYKKQYNDVFEVDEYYFEKNVTFTQKVKITNPNLKTIRATIDYQVCKEVCINQDNTFTFPLPKISITNPKVVVTVDTIKADTVQAVKEADKPTAVAKVAEPKKEEDRGLLTIFFLAFLGGFAALLTPCVFPMIPMTVSFFTKQSKNPGQGKRNAILYGLSIIAIYVVLGLAITAIFGADALNALSTNPWFNLFFFLLLVVFAASFLGAFEIMLPNSWANKVDKQADRGGIIGILFMALALAIVSFSCTGPIVGTLLVESASKGGIAPIVGMLGFSSALALPFMLFAMFPSWLNSLPKSGGWLNTVKVSLGFLELALAFKFLSNADLVLQLHLLEREVFLAIWIAVFGVWALYLLGKITTPHDSPLSHISVGRLSLGLLVLAFTVYMIPGLFGAPLKLISAFPPPQTYSESPRGFFGNTSTSKETLPDGAKLGEHDIITFTDYEKGLAYAKEVNKPVMIDFTGHACVNCRKMEINVWSDEKVLNILKNDVVLISLYVDENIDLPKNEQFISKSTGSEIVTVGDKWTDFMITKYKTNTQPLYVLIDLEEQNLNNPISYTPNINEYLAWLKDGVSKFK is encoded by the coding sequence ATGAAGAAAGCACTATTTTTTCTTTTCAGTTTTTTGGCTTTCGCCAATATAAATGCCCAAATCGTTAATCCGGTAAAGTGGACGACTAAAGTCGAAAAAATCAGCGACACCGAATTCAATTTGGTGATGGAAGGAAAAATCGAAGACAACTGGCATGTTTATTCTCAATTTACGCCTGAAAACGGACCATTAGCGGCCGAATTCAAATTCAAAGAAGTTAAAGGAAACTATGAGTTGGTGGGCAAAGTCAAAGAAAGTCCCTATAAAAAGCAATACAACGATGTTTTTGAAGTTGACGAATATTATTTTGAAAAGAACGTAACTTTTACCCAAAAAGTAAAGATAACCAATCCGAATCTGAAGACTATAAGAGCCACGATTGATTACCAAGTGTGTAAAGAGGTTTGTATCAATCAGGATAATACTTTTACATTTCCATTACCAAAGATTTCCATAACCAATCCGAAAGTGGTTGTTACAGTTGACACTATAAAAGCTGATACAGTTCAAGCAGTAAAAGAAGCCGATAAACCAACTGCTGTGGCAAAAGTGGCTGAACCAAAAAAAGAAGAAGATAGAGGTTTGTTGACGATTTTTTTCTTGGCCTTTTTAGGCGGATTTGCGGCTTTATTAACACCATGTGTTTTTCCAATGATTCCAATGACGGTGAGCTTTTTTACCAAGCAAAGTAAAAATCCCGGGCAAGGCAAACGCAACGCCATTTTATATGGACTTTCCATTATCGCCATTTATGTGGTTTTAGGATTAGCGATAACGGCTATTTTTGGTGCCGATGCTTTGAATGCTTTGTCTACGAATCCTTGGTTTAACTTGTTTTTCTTTTTATTGTTAGTGGTTTTTGCGGCGTCATTTTTAGGTGCTTTTGAAATCATGTTGCCGAATTCTTGGGCCAATAAGGTGGATAAACAAGCTGATAGAGGTGGTATTATCGGGATATTATTCATGGCTTTGGCCTTAGCTATCGTTTCCTTTTCTTGTACCGGACCAATTGTTGGAACGCTATTGGTAGAATCAGCGTCCAAAGGTGGCATTGCGCCAATTGTCGGAATGCTTGGTTTTTCGTCGGCATTAGCCTTGCCGTTTATGTTGTTTGCGATGTTCCCGAGTTGGTTAAATTCATTGCCAAAATCAGGTGGTTGGTTGAATACCGTTAAAGTTTCACTAGGTTTTTTAGAATTGGCTTTAGCCTTTAAATTTTTATCCAATGCGGATTTAGTATTACAATTGCATTTATTAGAAAGAGAAGTTTTCTTGGCCATTTGGATTGCCGTATTTGGCGTTTGGGCTTTGTATTTGTTAGGTAAAATTACCACGCCACATGACAGTCCGTTATCACACATTTCGGTAGGAAGATTGTCTTTAGGGTTATTGGTTTTAGCATTTACCGTTTATATGATTCCGGGATTGTTTGGCGCACCGTTAAAATTAATTAGTGCTTTTCCGCCACCACAAACGTATAGCGAAAGTCCGCGAGGATTTTTTGGTAACACATCAACCTCAAAAGAAACTTTACCCGATGGCGCCAAATTAGGAGAACACGACATAATTACCTTTACCGATTATGAAAAAGGGTTGGCCTACGCCAAAGAAGTCAATAAACCTGTCATGATTGATTTTACAGGTCATGCTTGCGTCAATTGTCGTAAGATGGAAATCAATGTCTGGTCAGACGAAAAGGTGTTGAATATTTTGAAAAATGACGTAGTGTTAATTTCTTTGTATGTAGATGAAAATATCGATTTGCCTAAAAATGAGCAGTTCATCTCTAAATCAACCGGTTCAGAAATTGTAACTGTTGGTGACAAATGGACTGATTTTATGATAACTAAATATAAAACCAACACGCAGCCGCTCTATGTTTTAATCGATTTAGAAGAACAAAACTTAAACAATCCGATTAGTTATACTCCAAATATCAACGAATATCTGGCTTGGCTTAAAGATGGTGTTTCTAAATTTAAATAG
- a CDS encoding carboxypeptidase-like regulatory domain-containing protein, with translation MKKIHSLLCLLLFVVVFSSCESNDDNNNSSPNDETFTQNFGNSVNRDFIGQVVDSDNNPIQGVTIKIGSSTTQTDVNGVFIINGAEVYQRFAYITAKKTGYLDGSRSMVPTSGKNNVKIMLLPFAPLETIQSGQTSEVSIYSGTKVVFDGAFQDENGADYNGPVSVSMFHLTPSDENISKLMPGMLYAQTETNEQAILETFGMINVELRGSAGQKLNIKEGHTAEITLRIDDSQIAIAPNTIPLWHFDETKGYWKQDGEATKVGNKYVGEVSHFSWWNCDAQFPTVTLTLTLVDGNGNGISNVGVGLIANGNTWPVMGYTDIDGQVSGLIPANQTLVLNVYPDYFSCNSSNIIYTTSIGPFTANTTLPNIVINNSPTNLSSTVVGNLLKCNNTNVTNGYVILSRAGGYSVSPVTNGAFSFNEIYCPSNTQFTLKGFDMDNLQVTDSIAYNFTAPITNIGNLQACTAVDEFISYQIDGGTSVFLIQQVNGGSEGNITNPNGLYLNASNGNGSLYIWGNTDIPGVYTTAQFSIEGNGVGYIGSGTTNTVQFNLNQAGPIGQYIDLTFSGTYQDSQVAGVTHTITGVAHVIRDN, from the coding sequence ATGAAAAAAATCCATTCCCTACTGTGTTTACTGCTTTTTGTAGTGGTGTTTTCAAGTTGTGAGTCTAATGATGATAACAACAATTCAAGTCCGAATGATGAGACTTTCACTCAAAACTTTGGCAACTCAGTCAATCGAGATTTTATAGGACAAGTAGTCGATAGTGATAATAATCCAATACAAGGCGTAACCATCAAAATTGGTTCTTCAACGACACAGACCGATGTTAACGGTGTTTTCATAATCAATGGTGCTGAGGTCTATCAGCGTTTTGCTTACATCACCGCTAAAAAAACCGGCTACCTTGACGGTTCACGTTCTATGGTTCCTACAAGCGGTAAAAACAATGTGAAAATTATGTTGTTGCCCTTTGCGCCTCTCGAAACTATCCAATCAGGACAGACTAGCGAAGTGTCTATATATTCGGGAACCAAAGTGGTATTTGATGGTGCTTTTCAAGACGAAAACGGTGCAGATTACAATGGTCCGGTTAGCGTATCGATGTTTCATTTAACACCCTCTGATGAAAACATCAGTAAGTTGATGCCGGGTATGTTATACGCACAAACCGAAACCAATGAGCAAGCCATTTTAGAAACTTTTGGAATGATTAATGTAGAATTGCGTGGCAGTGCCGGACAAAAATTAAACATTAAAGAAGGTCACACGGCTGAAATTACTTTACGAATCGATGACAGTCAAATTGCAATTGCGCCGAATACCATTCCGTTATGGCATTTTGATGAAACAAAAGGTTATTGGAAACAAGACGGTGAAGCCACAAAAGTCGGCAACAAATACGTCGGCGAAGTATCTCATTTCTCTTGGTGGAATTGTGATGCCCAATTTCCAACAGTTACTTTAACACTCACTTTAGTTGATGGCAATGGCAACGGAATTTCAAATGTTGGCGTTGGATTAATTGCCAATGGCAATACATGGCCGGTAATGGGTTATACAGATATTGATGGTCAAGTTTCAGGATTAATTCCTGCGAATCAAACTTTAGTTTTAAATGTTTATCCGGATTATTTCAGTTGTAATTCTAGTAATATTATTTACACCACTTCCATCGGTCCATTTACTGCCAATACTACTTTACCGAATATTGTTATTAACAATTCGCCTACTAATTTGAGTTCAACGGTAGTAGGTAATTTATTGAAATGTAATAATACCAATGTAACTAATGGTTATGTAATATTAAGCAGAGCAGGAGGATATTCAGTATCGCCGGTGACCAATGGCGCTTTTAGTTTCAATGAAATTTATTGTCCAAGTAATACACAATTTACCTTGAAAGGATTTGATATGGATAACTTGCAAGTAACAGATTCTATTGCTTATAATTTTACGGCGCCAATCACTAACATTGGTAATCTTCAGGCTTGTACCGCAGTGGATGAATTTATTTCTTATCAAATTGATGGTGGTACTTCGGTTTTTTTAATCCAGCAAGTAAACGGTGGATCTGAAGGCAATATCACAAATCCTAATGGTTTATATCTTAACGCTTCCAATGGTAACGGAAGTTTATACATTTGGGGGAATACCGATATTCCAGGTGTGTATACAACAGCTCAGTTTTCAATAGAAGGAAATGGCGTTGGGTACATTGGTTCTGGTACTACAAACACCGTTCAATTCAATCTCAATCAGGCAGGCCCTATTGGTCAATATATTGATTTGACTTTTAGCGGAACCTATCAAGATAGTCAAGTCGCAGGTGTAACACACACTATAACCGGGGTTGCCCACGTAATAAGAGATAACTAA
- a CDS encoding ATP-dependent helicase has translation MQQYISQLNEAQQAPVFQKDGPMIIIAGAGSGKTRVLTVRISYLMSLGVDAFNILALTFTNKAAREMKKRISDIVGTNEAKNLWMGTFHSVFAKILRIEAEKLGYPSNFTIYDTQDSVRLISAIIKENQLDKDIYKPKQVYSRISSYKNSLITVKAYFNNPELMEADAMSKKPRMGEIYQQYVERCYKSGAMDFDDLLLKTNELLNRFPDVLAKYQDRFRYILVDEYQDTNHSQYLIVRALSDRFQNICVVGDDAQSIYAFRGANINNILNFQKDYENVQTYRLEQNYRSTKNIVEAANSIIDKNKTKLDKIVWTANDFGPKIKVHRSITDGEEGRFVAGEIFEQKMRNQMMNGQFAILYRTNAQSRAMEDALRKRDIPYRIYGGLSFYQRKEIKDVLCYLRLVINPKDEEALVRVINYPARGIGDTTVEKLTVAANHYKRSIFEVMEHIDKIDLKLNSGTKQKIEDFVTMIKSFQVINEQQDAFVLTEHVAKKTGLVQELKKDATPEGIARIENIETLMGGIKDFIEGQREIDGARGALSEFLEDVALATDLDNDTGDDDRVALMTIHLAKGLEFPYVFVVGMEEDLFPSAMSMNTRSELEEERRLFYVALTRAEHQAYLTYAQSRYRWGKLTDAEPSRFIEEIKDEYIEYINPMETGGYRYKPTIDLDIFGDIDKSKLRLAKPVTGTPPKTYGEETSSSVNIRKLKPVSSNAPSNPNLFDSKLTIGNKVMHERFGKGEIVNLEGIGADRKAEIKFEVGGIKKLLLRFAKLDVIG, from the coding sequence ATGCAACAATACATTTCCCAACTCAACGAAGCCCAACAAGCTCCGGTTTTCCAAAAGGATGGACCAATGATTATCATTGCCGGCGCCGGTTCTGGAAAAACGCGTGTGTTGACCGTTCGTATTTCGTATCTGATGAGTTTGGGTGTCGATGCGTTTAATATTTTGGCATTAACGTTTACCAACAAAGCCGCACGCGAAATGAAAAAGCGTATTTCGGATATTGTGGGAACCAATGAAGCTAAGAATCTTTGGATGGGAACTTTTCACTCGGTATTTGCTAAGATTTTGCGAATAGAAGCGGAGAAGTTAGGTTATCCGTCGAACTTTACGATTTATGATACACAAGATAGTGTTCGATTGATTTCGGCGATTATCAAGGAAAACCAACTGGACAAAGACATCTACAAACCCAAACAAGTTTACAGTAGAATTTCTTCCTATAAAAATTCGCTGATAACTGTAAAAGCTTATTTCAACAATCCCGAATTAATGGAAGCCGATGCCATGAGCAAAAAGCCACGCATGGGTGAGATTTATCAACAATATGTAGAGCGTTGTTACAAAAGTGGCGCGATGGATTTTGATGATTTGTTGTTAAAAACCAATGAACTCTTAAATCGATTTCCGGATGTTTTGGCCAAATACCAAGACAGATTCCGTTACATTTTGGTCGATGAGTATCAAGATACCAACCATTCGCAGTATTTGATTGTTCGTGCATTATCAGATAGATTTCAGAATATTTGTGTCGTTGGCGATGATGCCCAAAGTATTTATGCGTTTCGTGGTGCCAATATCAATAACATTCTCAACTTCCAAAAGGATTATGAGAACGTGCAAACCTATCGTTTGGAGCAAAATTATCGTTCGACCAAGAACATTGTGGAAGCCGCCAATTCGATTATTGATAAGAATAAAACCAAGTTGGATAAAATTGTTTGGACAGCGAACGATTTTGGTCCCAAAATAAAAGTCCATCGAAGTATCACTGATGGTGAAGAAGGCCGTTTTGTAGCAGGAGAAATCTTCGAGCAAAAAATGCGCAACCAAATGATGAACGGACAGTTTGCCATTTTATACAGAACCAATGCCCAATCTCGAGCGATGGAAGATGCGTTGCGCAAGCGCGATATTCCGTACCGAATTTATGGCGGTTTGTCTTTCTACCAAAGAAAAGAAATCAAAGACGTCTTGTGTTATTTGAGATTGGTTATCAATCCGAAAGACGAAGAAGCTTTGGTACGCGTTATCAATTATCCGGCAAGAGGTATTGGTGATACGACTGTAGAAAAACTGACTGTAGCTGCCAATCATTACAAACGTTCCATATTTGAAGTGATGGAACACATTGATAAAATTGATTTAAAACTCAATTCAGGAACCAAACAAAAAATTGAGGACTTTGTCACGATGATTAAAAGTTTTCAAGTGATTAACGAACAGCAAGACGCTTTTGTGTTGACCGAACATGTGGCCAAAAAAACCGGTTTGGTGCAAGAACTCAAAAAAGACGCTACACCGGAAGGAATTGCTCGTATCGAAAACATCGAAACTTTAATGGGCGGTATCAAAGATTTTATCGAAGGGCAAAGAGAAATTGACGGCGCTCGTGGTGCTTTATCTGAATTTTTAGAAGATGTAGCTTTGGCTACTGATTTAGACAATGACACCGGCGATGACGACCGAGTAGCTTTGATGACGATTCACTTGGCAAAAGGTTTGGAGTTTCCGTATGTATTTGTCGTAGGCATGGAAGAGGATTTATTTCCAAGCGCAATGAGTATGAATACACGCAGCGAACTCGAAGAAGAACGCCGTTTGTTTTATGTAGCGTTAACGCGTGCCGAACATCAAGCGTATCTGACTTATGCCCAATCGCGTTACCGTTGGGGAAAACTTACCGATGCCGAACCTTCGCGTTTTATTGAAGAAATCAAAGATGAATATATAGAATACATCAATCCGATGGAAACCGGCGGTTATCGTTACAAACCAACGATTGATTTGGATATTTTTGGCGATATAGATAAATCGAAATTGCGTTTGGCAAAACCGGTAACCGGAACGCCACCAAAAACTTATGGAGAAGAAACTTCTTCTTCAGTAAATATTCGTAAATTGAAACCTGTATCAAGCAATGCACCAAGCAATCCCAATTTATTCGACAGCAAATTGACCATTGGCAACAAAGTAATGCACGAACGTTTTGGTAAAGGTGAAATTGTAAACTTAGAAGGTATTGGTGCCGACAGAAAAGCGGAAATCAAGTTTGAAGTGGGCGGCATTAAGAAGTTGTTGCTGCGGTTTGCGAAACTAGATGTGATTGGATAG